A genomic segment from Pseudomonadota bacterium encodes:
- a CDS encoding integration host factor subunit beta, whose product MNKPDLINALVSKESLTTTNASKIINLVFDGFTDALKRNGRIEIRGFGNFTVREYGTYTGRNPKTGEKIPVKPKRLPFFKVGKELKERVKFR is encoded by the coding sequence ATGAACAAGCCTGACCTGATCAATGCATTAGTCTCAAAAGAAAGCCTGACGACAACAAATGCTTCCAAGATTATCAACCTGGTCTTCGATGGTTTCACCGATGCTCTCAAAAGAAATGGAAGAATTGAGATCCGCGGATTCGGAAATTTTACCGTGAGGGAGTATGGTACCTATACCGGAAGGAATCCGAAGACCGGCGAGAAGATTCCGGTCAAACCAAAGAGGCTACCGTTTTTCAAGGTGGGGAAGGAATTGAAGGAGAGGGTGAAATTTCGATAG
- a CDS encoding nitroreductase family protein: MEFTKTLKERRAVNFFDPLKPISDDQLKGIVEMAALAPSGFNFQPWQLIVVKSPAEKERLRALSWNQPKITDAPVVLIVLADKEGWKAGHPTMEKVWQDMLNLGYVKSEQRQWIEGGAKTIYGGEEKSLAFAVKNAAFFGMALMLAAKDAGLDSHPMDGFDHEGVRKAFNIPDNFYVPMILAIGYFNEKYKIMAPKWRKSYEDIVFKTY, encoded by the coding sequence ATGGAGTTTACAAAGACACTGAAGGAGAGACGGGCAGTCAATTTCTTTGATCCATTGAAACCCATAAGTGATGACCAGCTAAAAGGAATAGTCGAGATGGCAGCACTTGCACCATCCGGCTTTAACTTCCAACCTTGGCAATTGATTGTTGTGAAATCACCCGCTGAAAAGGAACGGTTGCGGGCGCTATCCTGGAATCAGCCCAAGATAACAGACGCACCAGTGGTATTGATAGTGCTTGCTGATAAAGAAGGCTGGAAAGCGGGCCATCCTACTATGGAAAAGGTATGGCAGGATATGCTGAATCTTGGTTACGTAAAATCAGAGCAGAGACAGTGGATTGAAGGCGGGGCAAAAACCATTTACGGGGGAGAAGAAAAATCTCTGGCTTTCGCGGTTAAAAACGCTGCCTTTTTCGGAATGGCCTTGATGCTTGCGGCAAAGGATGCCGGACTGGATTCACATCCTATGGATGGGTTTGATCATGAAGGGGTCAGAAAAGCTTTTAACATCCCAGATAACTTCTATGTTCCAATGATACTTGCTATTGGCTATTTTAACGAGAAATACAAGATTATGGCACCGAAGTGGAGAAAGTCATACGAGGACATTGTGTTTAAAACTTATTGA
- a CDS encoding thioredoxin domain-containing protein, whose translation MSANDTCALVKNDSDLREILRNKDRVIALFHASWCPFCIRFLPIFQKHDEKEGRHFVIAQDDQETIAEQYSVKVYPTVLYFEKGVIAKRLDGVLGVGLDEKQLTEFVNLRP comes from the coding sequence ATGAGTGCAAACGATACATGTGCTTTGGTGAAAAACGATAGTGATCTTAGGGAAATACTGAGGAACAAAGACCGTGTCATTGCCCTTTTTCATGCCTCCTGGTGTCCTTTTTGTATAAGGTTTCTGCCGATATTTCAAAAGCATGATGAGAAAGAGGGGCGACATTTTGTTATTGCTCAGGATGATCAGGAAACGATAGCTGAGCAATATTCGGTGAAAGTTTATCCGACCGTGCTTTATTTTGAAAAAGGAGTCATTGCAAAAAGACTGGATGGAGTATTGGGAGTCGGTTTGGACGAGAAGCAACTGACAGAATTTGTTAACTTGCGTCCGTAG